The bacterium nucleotide sequence GGATAGAACCTATATCGGCGGAATCGAAAGAGGGGAAAGAAACGTATCCATTATAAATTTATCTATAATCTCAAAATCATTAAAAGTTTCTCTTAAAGAATTGTTCGAATAATTTCCAAAATCAACATTACCAATAATAAAACTTGGCATATTTATGATTGCTTATTATTTGTAGTGGCATGGAAGAATTACCATTAAAATGCTTACTTGGCTTAGAATGTAATGCCACAGTAGATGCATTGCGTGTAACAGGGCAATATGTTCGTTGGATCGAAATTTTAAGTTTTGCAGTTTTCGTTATGGCAATAAGTGAATTTATTGACCGTAATTTATTTCATTCTTATATTCTGAAAAGGTCAAAAATTGTAAAGCCTCTCTTTATTGCACTTTCTTTTTCAATTTTGGCAGTTGTTGTCGCAAACATCCTAACAATCCCCTTAATACCCGGAACCCCGATCCCCTTTATTTCATATCCTACATTTTGGGAATTACTAAGTCTTTTAGCGGCAACTTTTGTGCTTGTTGTTATGATTCCTATATCTTTTTTCCCGAAGAAATTTATCCCGAAATTTAATAAACGAAACTATAGAGATGTTTGGAATATTGCCTGCAAAGCAATTTTATATGATGGAACAACAGAAGCGTACTTCGCTTTTAGTAGAGTGATAGACTACAATCTCGAACGAATTATTAAGTATGCTAAAAAATACGATTCCCATTATAAACCGGGCCCTGCTAAAAGTGCATATGAACGCTATAAAGTTAAAGAGAAGGATAAGCCAATTATTGAGCATGCTATACGTATTTTGGACCAGATGTGTTCCGATGAAAAATTTTGTAAATATTTGGCCTGTAATAACATTCGTTTAGTATCTAGGTTAATTGGATTGGCAAATGAAAATCAGCTTTGGACATCGTGTGGGTACAGTTTGTATCAAACCTTATATAAAAATTTATTCGAAAACGATGAGAGTATTCTCTCCCAAGAATTATCCTATGGAGGATTAGGCTATAGTCGTCCTCTTTTTAGTTCAATTTTTAACTTCCCCGCTCTTACTTCAAATTATAATATTTTTCAGCCTTGTACTCATGGGGCGCTTAAAAATATCAGCTCTCTAACAATAAGAAAGGTCTGTGATGCTTTAGAAATCGCAATAATAGATTATTTTTCAAATGAACAAATAAACTGGCATAAAGACTGTCCTGCTTCGGCTTTAAAGGTAGGCCTAACAAGCCTTACAAGCATCATAGGCACAATATGCAGAGAGCTAAATTACGATAAGGTTGAATTTTATAGAAGCCCATATCAGGATTTAACAATTCAAATTTTAATGCTTTTTGAAACCATCTCAAAACTATTGCCTCCCAAACTTGATAATCTTAGTGATGACGAAAAAAATATTACTATTAAAAGTTTAGGTAACGGCATTGTAGATTCCGTCTTTCAAATATTAGAATCTCTTTCTTTAATTCAAAACAATCAAACTTCAAGGGCATATACTACAAATCTTTTTTGGATTTTATTTTCATACAAAGAGGGGGAATATTTAGATGTTTTGCATGATAAATTATATGAAAAAATCTCTAAAAGAATTGATGAAAATAAAAAGAAAAATTACGTATCAATGTCTCGTCTTATGCTAAGTGTATATGGCTCTAGTTTCCCTAACGCTCAAGAAAAAGAGGGGAAAATTGCTAGCTATATTCAAGATGAATTTTATAAAGAAATTGCACAACTAGGGTTGGCTAATGATGAGTCTGCTGAATATTTTTTCCCATCAAATTGGAGCTGGGATATAATAAAAAAAGAAATTAAAAATCATCGTAATCAAACAATATATCCAATGCCTCCAATTAAAAAATGATTATTACCACTATGGAACTTTTTGTAATTGAACAATCTGCGTAGATACTCTCAACTTATCTAAATAATCTGCCCACTGTTGCATCATCTTTCGCCGCTCTGGTAAGTGAGTCGCACGATTATAGGCCCTCCCTAATGGGTCGCTTACTTTATGTGCTAATTGCTGTTCAGAATATTCCCCCGGTACATGCAATACTTGCGTGAGCATTGTTTTAGCCATAGCTCTAAAGCCATGCCCACACATTTCATCTTTACCAAACCCCATACGTCTAAGCGCCGCCAAAACTGCGTTATTGCTCATAGGGCGAGTTCTTGTTCTTTCTCCGGGAAAAACATATCGCCCACTGCCTGTTACAGGGTAAATCTCCCTTAAAATATCTAAGGCTTGTTTAGAAAGCGGAACAAGATGGGCCTCTTTCATTTTCATCCGTTCGGCTGGAATATTCCATTCGGCAGTATCAAAGTTAATTTCTGCCCATTCAGCTTGCCGTAGCTCACCGGGACGTACAAATACTAAGGGAGCAAAGCGAAGAGCACATTTAGTTACGAAACTACCTTGATAACCATCTATAGCTCTTAATAGCTGGCCTACGGCGTTAGGCTCAACCAGTGCCGCATAGTGCTTTACCTTCGGAGGTTTTAGCATTCCTTTTAAATTAGGAGCAGGATTACGTTCAGCGCGTCCGGTTTGGATAGCGTAGCGAAAAACTTGTTCACAATTTTGGAGTAATCGATGAGCCGTTTCTAAAGCCCCACGATTTTCCACTTTTCTTAAAACAACACTTAATTCGGGAGTAGTAACTTCGGAAATTGGTCGACTGCCTATCCACGGGAAAATATCAATTTCTAATCTCCGAACAATATTTTTTTGGTGGGCTTCACTACACCTGCCGGATGGTTTTGAAAAATACTCACGCGCAATCACTTCAAAAGTGTTGGCTGATTTCTCGGCACGGGCGGCTTTCATCGCATAGCGGTTTTGTAATGGGTCAACCCCGTTACTCCGTAGTTTCCGTGCTTCGATATGCTTTTCTCGGGCTTCCTTTAAAGTAACATCTGGATATACGCCAAGAGAGAGGCGTTTTTCTTTCCCATCAAAACGATATTTATATCGCCACCACTTCCCACCAGTGGGGGAAACTTCTAAATACAAACCTCCACCATCAAAAAGACGATCAGTTATTTTTTCTCCCGGTTTTTTGGGATTATCTTTAGGCTTGGCTGTTTTAACCTGAATATCGGTAAGACTCATTTTGGGGGCAACTCACTTTCTAAAACTATAGTTGCCCCCACAAATGCCCCCAAAGAGGGGTGGATGTCAAGAGTATACTTTGGACTACCTTGAACAAGTAATCATTTTAAATCAATTACTTACGTATTTTTTAAAGACTATATTGGACTGCTTTGGATGTCTTTGGTCTTTGAAAAAGTGGAGGCGCCGGGAATTGAACCCGGGTCCGAAAAAGTTCACTATAAACGTCTACAGGTTTAGCTTTGGTACAAGTTTTATTTGAGCCTTTACCCCAAAGCGGGTGTACCCAAACGAGCCCATGTTTAGTTTAACTTTTGATCCCATAGACAAAAACCAAAAGCGATCCCAAATTGTTTACGCCCATGAACCCGACTTGGGAGACCAAATCCATGAACGGCAGCCTAATTAGGCAGCAGCGCGAGCGACATCGTCGTTGGCGTTTATTGTTTTTGAAGTCGTTTAGCGAGAGCCTTCAACTCGACCTGCAGCTTACGGGTATTACAATCCCGTCGAAACCGTTACGCCCCCATGTCAAAGAACAACCATTACAGTGTAACTTGAATAGACGGGAAAACCTAGTACCTTAGCCAATCTATTTTTAACGGTCTTTGCATAAGCGCTTGTAATCAACTTAAATCATTACACTTATTGGATTTAAGTTGAACAAGCCCTAATGGGTAAATAGAAAGATGTCAATGGGGCTAAAATTGCTTAATTACTCACTCTTTTCAAAGTATTTTTATCGATATGCTGAAAAAAGGAGTCCTGACCCGCAATTTTTATCTGCGTATTCTGTTCGTAACTAAAACAATTGCTATCGTGTATGGTGAGAGTTTGATCAAATTGAACAATTTGAAATTGAGCTTCTAAAAATAAATTGGACGAGATCCCGTAGCAATTAGAACCGCGCTTGGCACCCAAAGTCCATATTGTTGAATCCATCTCCACCGTGCCTCCGGCTATCAAAGCAATACCACGCGGGATGGTAAAACATCTTAAAACCTGCTTATCACTGGGATGCCACAACCAATACCCTACTTCTTCATGAAAACCATCCACTTCACCCACACGCGTGGCCACCGTACTGTAACGCAAACCATACAGCATTTGCTCGTGATTTTGCACGGGGGATATGGGCTCAAAAACCATGCGTTCTCTAAACTTATTTTTTTCTACCCCACGATCATCGGAAGGAGCCGTATCGTCACCTTTATCACCTTCCCAAACACCAGCCAAAACAGCCAAAGGCCCCAAATTTTTAATATCCAGAGTCATCGTAAACCTCCCAATTATTTTTTTAACTGAGTTAAAACCTGATCAAAAGCAAAAATTGTAGCCTCAATATCATCCGGCGTGTGTGTGATGGAAATAAAACCAGCTTCAAAAGCCGAAGGCGCCAAATAAATGCCTTGATGAATTAAACCGTGAAAAACTTTCTTAAAAAATGCCGAATCCGCATTGCGAGCACTGGCCGCATCGGTCACGGGTTTATCCGAAAAGAAAAAGGAAAGCATAGAACCCACACGATTCACCACAAGAGGAATGTTATGCTGAGCCGCTACTTTTTTAAGCCCTGCTTCCAATGCAGCTCCCAATTTTTCTAAAGTGGCATACGCTTTTCTATCTTCCAGCTCCACCAGTGTAGCTAGCCCCGCCGCCATAGCCAAAGGATTCCCGGATAATGTGCCCGCTTGATACACCGGACCTACGGGAGCCACTTTTTCCATGATATCCTGACGCCCTCCATAAGCCCCCACGGGTAAACCACCACCAATAATTTTGCCCAAACAAGTGAGATCGGGTTTTAAGTTATATAATTCCTGCGCCCCGCCCAACGCTACTCTAAAGCCCGTCATCACTTCATCAAAAATAACAAGCGCTCCATTTTTATGGGCCAATTCAATTAAGTTTTTTAGAAAATCAGGTTTGGGAGGGATGCAACCCATGTTGCCAATGATGGGTTCTACAATCACACAAGCAATTTGATCTTTGTGAGCCTCAAAAATTTTCTCTACCGAGTTGATATTGTTATAATCAGCCACAAGCGTATGCTTGGCAAAATCAGCCGGAACTCCGGCACTATCGGGCTGCCCCAAGGTTTGTGCCCCCGAGCCGGCTTTGACTAATAATGAATCCGCATGTCCGTGATAACACCCATCAAACTTAATAATTTTATCGCGCCCGGTAAAACCACGCGCCACACGGATAGCGCCCATGGTGGCCTCGGTGCCCGAATTCACAAAGCGCACAAGTTCCATAGACGGAAAAGCATTTTTAACTTTTTTTGCCAGTTCAATTTCGGCTGTGGTAGGCGCACCAAAACTGGTGCCATCTTTCATGGTGTAATGAATAGCCGTAATTACTTTGGGATGGGCATGCCCCAAAATAGCCGGGCCCCAACTCCCCACATAATCCACATATTCATTGCCATCGGCATCGTAAACTTTAGACCCTTTAGCCCTAACAATAAAAAGTGGATGGCCCCCCACCCCTTTAAAAGCACGGACGGGCGAGTTAACACCTCCTACTAAATGCTTCTGGGCTTCAGTAAATAATTTTTCAGATATCTCGTGTTTCATATCTTAATGTCCCCCCTTTGTAAGGGGGACTACAGGGGGTAGTTCTTCAAGTATTACTTTTTGATACAAATCTTCCATAACCCCATCAATATTGTTTAGCACATCATCATTGCAGTAACGAATAATTCTTAAACCCAATTTTTTCAAATACTCTTCTCGAAAATTATCTTTCACAACCTGATCTTCTAAACCATGAACATCACCATCTATTTCAATAACCAGGCTTTTTTCCGGACAATAAAAATCTACT carries:
- a CDS encoding helix-turn-helix domain-containing protein; the encoded protein is MRKHPLLVSIGKKIREFRLQQGWSQEELAARATLDRTYIGGIERGERNVSIINLSIISKSLKVSLKELFE
- a CDS encoding heme-binding beta-barrel domain-containing protein; amino-acid sequence: MTLDIKNLGPLAVLAGVWEGDKGDDTAPSDDRGVEKNKFRERMVFEPISPVQNHEQMLYGLRYSTVATRVGEVDGFHEEVGYWLWHPSDKQVLRCFTIPRGIALIAGGTVEMDSTIWTLGAKRGSNCYGISSNLFLEAQFQIVQFDQTLTIHDSNCFSYEQNTQIKIAGQDSFFQHIDKNTLKRVSN
- a CDS encoding integrase arm-type DNA-binding domain-containing protein, yielding MSLTDIQVKTAKPKDNPKKPGEKITDRLFDGGGLYLEVSPTGGKWWRYKYRFDGKEKRLSLGVYPDVTLKEAREKHIEARKLRSNGVDPLQNRYAMKAARAEKSANTFEVIAREYFSKPSGRCSEAHQKNIVRRLEIDIFPWIGSRPISEVTTPELSVVLRKVENRGALETAHRLLQNCEQVFRYAIQTGRAERNPAPNLKGMLKPPKVKHYAALVEPNAVGQLLRAIDGYQGSFVTKCALRFAPLVFVRPGELRQAEWAEINFDTAEWNIPAERMKMKEAHLVPLSKQALDILREIYPVTGSGRYVFPGERTRTRPMSNNAVLAALRRMGFGKDEMCGHGFRAMAKTMLTQVLHVPGEYSEQQLAHKVSDPLGRAYNRATHLPERRKMMQQWADYLDKLRVSTQIVQLQKVP
- the hemL gene encoding glutamate-1-semialdehyde 2,1-aminomutase; the protein is MKHEISEKLFTEAQKHLVGGVNSPVRAFKGVGGHPLFIVRAKGSKVYDADGNEYVDYVGSWGPAILGHAHPKVITAIHYTMKDGTSFGAPTTAEIELAKKVKNAFPSMELVRFVNSGTEATMGAIRVARGFTGRDKIIKFDGCYHGHADSLLVKAGSGAQTLGQPDSAGVPADFAKHTLVADYNNINSVEKIFEAHKDQIACVIVEPIIGNMGCIPPKPDFLKNLIELAHKNGALVIFDEVMTGFRVALGGAQELYNLKPDLTCLGKIIGGGLPVGAYGGRQDIMEKVAPVGPVYQAGTLSGNPLAMAAGLATLVELEDRKAYATLEKLGAALEAGLKKVAAQHNIPLVVNRVGSMLSFFFSDKPVTDAASARNADSAFFKKVFHGLIHQGIYLAPSAFEAGFISITHTPDDIEATIFAFDQVLTQLKK
- a CDS encoding endonuclease domain-containing protein, which gives rise to MTPAENCLWLKLRIKQFNNLKFRRQHGIGPYIVDFYCPEKSLVIEIDGDVHGLEDQVVKDNFREEYLKKLGLRIIRYCNDDVLNNIDGVMEDLYQKVILEELPPVVPLTKGGH